A window of Polyodon spathula isolate WHYD16114869_AA chromosome 30, ASM1765450v1, whole genome shotgun sequence contains these coding sequences:
- the LOC121302739 gene encoding lebercilin-like protein encodes MISHKSGSGPTARILSARLHQIKKLSNDLHDLQEKLNAVDLENKLLKQLQSRHAKALRKFEDSESSLPHMIAQHSSEVKSLREQLRRSQEQDHIGSHKLRSCEAELLRTKDSLQRLQQLSEDKKLEEREELARKLRVLRVSTGYQEKKIQELEKKLELCNTSFTRHLAAETRKTLESRELSEFLQMQLGLLRKRIQEKEGELEIQYIYSNRLVKGCPKRDVLPRVRNVTKSVQTDDFFHPPLPSPCSMPDAKEQATDTVNMITNVSDQENQSDNEQMEELKTEERLNGDNSYRPEQENKEEDDEDEASQEETEEIVSPEEQSKREREDEEKHDLLLREALEMEERERKDQTQENSEMLHNEESKNSIDELYDFPEFSNTVESSSKHNKPTVKQRRQYTFKETVQNLHHGRPAHGMAVFKLSNTNWSITPTKQASGQLECEDLGISGYKPSFSKATAVAKQNGDGLEMKGGAARSKKSSLMEELFSQRNMPDSKPVGPRVSSYSQGRNARANCNARANPALHTKDCDFNLMKNDLQCTKTTMTQPTNPLKQK; translated from the exons ATGATCTCCCATAAGTCAGGGAGTGGGCCTACAGCGCGTATCTTGTCGGCCCGGCTCCACCAAATCAAGAAGCTGAGCAATGACTTGCACGACCTGCAGGAGAAACTGAATGCCGTCGACTTGGAGAACAAGCTCCTGAAGCAGCTGCAGAGCCGCCACGCCAAGGCTCTGAGGAAGTTTGAAGACTCGGAGAGCAGCCTGCCTCACATGATAGCTCAGCACAGCAGTGAGGTGAAGAGCCTGAGAGAGCAGCTTCGCAGGTCCCAGGAGCAGGACCACATCGGGTCCCACAAGCTGAGGTCATGCGAAGCAGAGCTGCTGCGTACCAAAGACAGCCTGCAGAGGCTGCAGCAGCTCTCCGAGGACAAGAAGCTGGAAGAGAGGGAGGAACTTGCACGCAAGCTAAGGGTGCTCCGAGTCAGCACTGGATACCAGGAAAAGAAGATTCAG GAACTAGAGAAAAAGCTTGAGCTGTGCAATACTTCATTTACTCGTCACCTGGCAGCAGAAACCAGAAAGACCCTGGAATCTCGAGAACTGTCAGAGTTCTTGCAGATGCAGTTGGGTCTTCTCAGAAAGAGGATCCAG GAAAAAGAAGGAGAATTAGAAATTCAGTATATCTACTCAAACAGACTGGTGAAAGGCTGTCCTAAGAGGGACGTCCTGCCAAGAG TGAGAAATGTAACGAAATCTGTTCAGACAGATGATTTCTTCCACCCACCACTGCCCTCTCCCTGCTCAATGCCCGATGCCAAGGAACAAGCGACAGATACG GTGAATATGATAACAAATGTTTCAGATCAAGAAAACCAAAGTGACAACGAACAAATGGAGGAGCTGAAAACAGAAGAAAGATTGAATGGAGATAATTCTTATAGACCAGAGCAGG AAAACAAAGAGGAAGATGATGAAGATGAGGCGAGCCAGGAAGAAACTGAGGAAATCGTCAGCCCGGAAGAACAAAGTAAGAGAGAAAGGGAGGACGAGGAAAAGCATGATTTGCTCCTTCGGGAGGCTCTAGAAatggaagagagagaaagaaaagaccAGACTCAAGAAAACAGTGAGATGCTCCACAATGAAGAAAGCAAGAACAGTATTGATGAGCTGTATGATTTTCCAGAGTTTTCCAATACAGTGGAATCCTCCTCTAAGCACAATAAACCCACCGTTAAACAGAGGCGACAGTATACATTTAAAGAGACTGTCCAAAACCTGCACCACGGGCGACCTGCTCATGGGATGGCTGTCTTCAAATTAAGCAACACAAACTGGAGCATAACCCCCACAAAACAAGCCAGTGGACAGCTAGAATGTGAGGATTTGGGAATAAGTGGATACAAACCATCCTTTTCCAAAGCCACAGCAGTGGCTAAGCAGAATGGAGATGGACTGGAGATGAAGGGAGGAGCAGCAAGAAGCAAAAAGAGTAGTCTAATGGAAGAACTTTTCAGTCAAAGAAATATGCCAGACAGCAAACCTGTGGGGCCAAGGGTTAGCAGCTATAGCCAGGGAAGGAATGCAAGAGCAAACTGCAATGcacgtgcaaaccctgctttacACACAAAGGACTGTGACTTTAACTTGATGAAGAATGACTTGCAGTGCACGAAGACGACAATGACACAGCCTACCAACCCCTTGAAACAAaagtga